A portion of the Leptospira congkakensis genome contains these proteins:
- a CDS encoding LIMLP_18675 family protein: protein MKIIRKWISKWKEFKSKKEAAYFGTTLYDELTINPLPSLFLIIGTVLFFTYSLSYAFYLGKFFYWFVGVLEITKVLKIPFLDELRYYHYLSVFVYFYIAISFLIDVSRLLNKWNRRTVFVKNEIWQIQRFGFGKKLIKFDIQTEGLQLGLEHGGLADYLGWNRLVWEKNGTLEFSTPYFFPYKKNKTIINRILNR from the coding sequence ATGAAAATAATTCGCAAATGGATTTCTAAATGGAAAGAATTCAAAAGTAAAAAAGAAGCCGCTTATTTTGGAACCACGTTGTATGATGAGTTAACAATCAACCCACTCCCATCTCTATTTCTCATCATTGGGACTGTTCTTTTTTTCACTTATAGTTTGTCTTATGCCTTTTATTTAGGTAAGTTTTTTTATTGGTTTGTGGGAGTTCTTGAGATTACTAAAGTTTTAAAAATCCCATTTTTAGATGAACTCCGGTATTACCACTACCTTTCTGTTTTTGTATATTTTTACATTGCCATTTCATTTCTAATTGACGTTAGTCGACTTTTGAACAAATGGAATCGGAGAACTGTTTTTGTTAAAAACGAAATCTGGCAAATCCAAAGATTTGGGTTTGGAAAAAAACTAATCAAATTCGATATTCAAACCGAAGGGTTACAACTTGGGTTGGAACACGGTGGACTTGCTGATTATTTGGGTTGGAATCGCCTAGTATGGGAAAAAAATGGAACACTTGAATTTTCCACTCCTTATTTTTTTCCGTATAAAAAGAATAAAACCATCATCAATCGAATTTTGAATCGTTAA
- a CDS encoding glycosyltransferase family 4 protein, which translates to MTGNSRYLAEVLRVILPKHKNKEFFLYTNKPVHPVFHDLLGPNTKVVLEPKNIPGPIYLNFILPRRLKRDGVEVFWGTIQMLPFLKLPIPSYVNYHDLNFISAPETMAKWNYIQHKFLSPVTMKNADKIFCLSKNTKIEIVNFNQNFENKCIVVYPGVSKPKPTKETQKFPKDFFLTVGTLEPRKNINRLVDAFLDFKTKHPKDKHSLLIMGRKGWGEEGEFLYQKLKDSKIQNLGIQFIEKPDDKTLAEAFKQCKAFFFPSLHEGFGLPLLEAMLEDKRCVASDIPVFKEILSDKCDLYVSPKETKDWTRSFELMSGPKKPRSPKFPAKQWTWEETAKKIEEVLFQ; encoded by the coding sequence ATGACTGGAAATTCACGCTATTTAGCAGAAGTTCTACGAGTCATCCTACCAAAACACAAAAATAAAGAATTTTTTCTCTATACGAACAAACCAGTTCACCCAGTGTTTCATGATCTTCTTGGACCCAACACAAAAGTGGTTCTGGAACCCAAAAATATTCCTGGACCAATTTATTTAAATTTTATTCTACCAAGACGACTCAAAAGAGATGGAGTGGAAGTATTTTGGGGCACCATACAAATGTTACCTTTTCTCAAACTCCCCATTCCCAGTTATGTAAATTATCATGACCTAAACTTTATTTCTGCGCCAGAAACAATGGCTAAGTGGAACTACATACAACATAAATTTTTGTCCCCCGTCACGATGAAAAATGCGGACAAAATCTTTTGTTTATCAAAAAATACTAAGATCGAAATTGTTAATTTCAATCAAAACTTTGAGAACAAATGTATTGTTGTGTATCCTGGGGTTTCCAAACCAAAACCAACCAAAGAAACACAGAAGTTCCCAAAAGATTTTTTTCTGACAGTGGGAACCTTAGAACCTCGGAAGAATATCAACCGTTTAGTGGATGCATTTTTAGATTTTAAAACCAAACACCCTAAAGACAAACATTCACTTCTCATTATGGGTCGGAAGGGTTGGGGTGAAGAAGGAGAGTTTTTATACCAAAAACTAAAAGACTCCAAAATTCAAAACTTAGGGATTCAATTCATTGAAAAACCGGATGATAAAACCCTTGCAGAAGCATTTAAACAATGTAAGGCGTTCTTTTTCCCATCCCTTCACGAAGGATTTGGACTTCCCCTTTTGGAAGCAATGTTAGAAGACAAACGTTGTGTTGCCTCCGATATCCCTGTATTTAAGGAAATTTTATCTGATAAGTGCGATCTATATGTTTCTCCAAAGGAAACCAAGGATTGGACTCGTAGTTTTGAATTGATGTCGGGTCCAAAAAAACCCAGATCTCCAAAGTTCCCAGCCAAACAATGGACTTGGGAAGAAACAGCTAAAAAAATAGAAGAGGTACTCTTTCAATGA
- a CDS encoding glycosyltransferase family 87 protein: MWKFLENLENRGKWVLTAILLILLALSVSRSKQKSDFLDYYHAAERWETGENLYRFDVAFELQTKIKTVEDLFLPENLHLLVALQNETATYIYPPLFSFLLIPFTYLSENGAALVFELLSIIALALILYLIFQNKEISNHKTKFPYLILLGSLLFNFRFLESHIQNNQVGILLILLVLVSLTIRSHLVSGILLALAVSIKITPLVFLFVFVYEKQYKRILWFLLGMILWNALPLLYNWDYTIQMTNEWLTEILGNAFSNPLLRSWKNNQSLSSTLAKYFVSGADMINQPTYGLPFFNVSLSILKIIQLLFVFLFGIPLLLLWKKENKKWEIISLLFLISALFSGISWVHSFIICLVPIYFILNRIVNLEDKKEIYVLFFILSLPLLAHRTFVGSKTEALLSMFSVLFYTTSLLYFYIVRFALRETENRN, translated from the coding sequence ATGTGGAAATTTTTAGAAAACTTAGAGAACCGAGGGAAATGGGTCTTAACTGCAATTCTTTTGATTCTACTGGCCCTTTCTGTCTCAAGATCCAAACAAAAATCAGATTTTTTGGATTATTACCATGCGGCGGAACGTTGGGAAACGGGTGAAAATCTCTATCGGTTTGATGTGGCTTTTGAACTCCAAACTAAAATTAAAACCGTGGAAGACCTCTTCCTCCCAGAAAATCTCCATCTACTTGTTGCCTTACAAAACGAAACTGCAACTTATATCTACCCTCCATTATTTTCCTTTTTACTGATCCCGTTTACCTACCTATCCGAAAATGGGGCTGCCCTTGTATTCGAATTATTGAGTATCATTGCTTTAGCTCTAATCTTATATTTAATTTTTCAAAATAAAGAAATTTCTAATCACAAAACAAAATTCCCCTATCTGATTTTACTAGGTAGTTTATTATTTAATTTTCGATTTTTAGAAAGTCATATCCAAAACAACCAAGTGGGGATCCTCCTCATTTTACTTGTGTTAGTATCACTTACCATAAGATCGCATTTGGTCAGCGGTATCCTTTTGGCTCTGGCAGTGAGTATAAAAATCACCCCTTTGGTATTTCTTTTTGTATTTGTTTATGAAAAACAATACAAACGAATCCTTTGGTTTTTACTGGGAATGATTCTTTGGAATGCCCTTCCCCTTTTATATAACTGGGACTACACCATTCAAATGACAAATGAATGGCTCACAGAAATTTTAGGAAATGCATTTAGTAATCCGCTTCTTCGGTCTTGGAAAAACAACCAATCATTAAGTTCTACCTTGGCAAAATATTTTGTTTCCGGTGCGGACATGATCAACCAACCAACCTATGGACTGCCTTTTTTCAACGTCTCACTTTCTATTTTAAAAATCATCCAACTACTATTTGTATTTTTATTTGGAATCCCACTTTTACTTCTTTGGAAAAAAGAAAACAAAAAATGGGAAATCATTTCATTACTATTTTTAATATCCGCTCTTTTTAGTGGGATCAGTTGGGTTCATAGTTTTATCATTTGTTTGGTACCGATTTATTTCATCCTAAATCGAATTGTGAACTTAGAAGATAAAAAAGAAATTTACGTTTTGTTTTTTATTTTGAGTTTACCACTTCTTGCTCATAGAACTTTTGTTGGCTCAAAAACAGAAGCCTTACTATCAATGTTTTCGGTTTTATTCTACACCACTAGTCTATTGTATTTTTATATTGTAAGGTTTGCATTGCGTGAAACAGAAAATCGGAATTGA
- the queA gene encoding tRNA preQ1(34) S-adenosylmethionine ribosyltransferase-isomerase QueA: protein MDFLQEYDFHLPEEQIAKFPLEKRDESRLLVVDRSQSKFWEAPLFRDITNLVRPGDVFVYNETKVSYRRVYLQVESGRIHESIFLEPEDETGNVWLCILKNRAKLKLADKLFPVGFREFEFSYKGAKEELSVLSSERSISDFDFEIFGNIPIPPYLKRNVTEEDKVRYQTIFANRSGSVAAPTAGLHFTDQLKKTLGSRGVEFLPVELQIGYGTFRPLTTEQWQTKTLHKENYSVPASTATKLNEARKENRRVIAVGTTTLRVLESVFDSQLKTYKVGVGQTDIFLSPGDDIQSVQGLITNFHLPKSSLLLLVSAFATTQLVLDSYRYALKNGFRFYSYGDSMFLF from the coding sequence ATGGATTTTTTACAGGAATACGATTTTCACCTTCCCGAGGAACAGATTGCTAAATTTCCCTTAGAAAAAAGAGACGAGTCGCGACTTCTTGTGGTGGATAGGTCCCAATCTAAATTTTGGGAAGCACCTCTCTTTCGAGACATTACTAACCTTGTGCGACCAGGCGATGTTTTTGTATATAATGAGACAAAAGTGTCTTATCGTCGCGTTTATCTACAAGTAGAATCCGGTCGTATTCACGAATCGATTTTTTTAGAACCAGAGGATGAAACTGGAAATGTTTGGTTATGTATCTTAAAAAATAGAGCCAAATTAAAGTTAGCTGATAAATTGTTCCCCGTTGGCTTTCGAGAATTTGAATTTTCCTATAAAGGGGCAAAAGAAGAACTTTCTGTTTTATCTTCGGAGAGGTCAATTTCGGATTTTGACTTTGAAATCTTTGGAAACATTCCAATTCCGCCTTATTTAAAACGAAACGTAACGGAAGAGGACAAAGTTCGATACCAAACTATTTTTGCCAATCGTTCGGGGTCTGTTGCGGCACCAACGGCAGGGCTTCATTTTACTGACCAGCTGAAAAAAACTTTAGGATCTCGAGGTGTCGAGTTTCTTCCAGTGGAATTGCAGATTGGTTATGGGACATTTCGTCCTCTGACCACCGAACAATGGCAGACTAAAACGCTACATAAGGAGAACTACTCAGTTCCTGCATCCACCGCTACAAAGTTAAACGAAGCAAGGAAGGAGAATCGGAGAGTCATTGCAGTCGGAACTACGACTCTCCGTGTATTGGAATCTGTGTTTGATTCTCAATTGAAGACATATAAGGTGGGAGTAGGGCAAACTGACATCTTTTTGTCGCCAGGTGACGACATTCAATCAGTACAAGGTCTGATCACAAATTTTCATCTTCCTAAATCTAGTCTTCTGCTTCTTGTCAGTGCGTTTGCTACGACTCAACTTGTGTTGGATTCTTATCGTTATGCATTGAAGAACGGGTTTCGCTTTTATTCTTATGGTGATTCGATGTTCCTGTTTTAA
- a CDS encoding FlgO family outer membrane protein — protein MNRLPHSGWNLPFRILSLIVFLLSVNACYLGEERESKPKKIITPPLEQLAISLSEKGSYFQPERLVVLTFLDHEGKKSPYGEILAEKLTTELVKKDRFQILDRLANEKALKEAGIGLDAATDTATLRKIGDVLKLGVIITGIVTPYQDGVFVNTRLIEIKSGLILKADEVYVRIDG, from the coding sequence ATGAACAGGTTACCTCACTCGGGATGGAACTTGCCTTTTAGAATCTTAAGTTTGATTGTTTTTTTGCTAAGCGTTAATGCTTGTTATCTGGGAGAAGAAAGAGAATCTAAACCCAAAAAAATAATTACCCCACCACTGGAACAATTGGCCATTTCTCTTTCTGAAAAAGGTTCTTATTTTCAACCGGAGCGACTCGTGGTTTTGACCTTTTTAGATCATGAGGGCAAAAAAAGTCCTTACGGTGAAATCCTCGCCGAAAAACTGACTACAGAACTTGTAAAAAAAGATCGTTTCCAGATTTTAGACCGACTTGCGAACGAAAAAGCTTTAAAAGAAGCAGGTATTGGTTTGGATGCTGCGACGGACACCGCCACCTTGCGGAAAATAGGCGACGTTTTGAAACTCGGTGTCATCATTACAGGAATTGTGACTCCATACCAAGACGGAGTTTTTGTCAATACTAGGCTTATCGAAATCAAATCGGGGCTCATCCTCAAAGCTGACGAAGTTTATGTCCGTATTGACGGTTAG
- a CDS encoding aconitate hydratase, with the protein MAFDIEMIAARYSKMEAAIAQARKVVGRPLTLTEKILYNHLWDGNPTKSFGRGVDYVDFAPDRVAMQDATAQMALLQFMQAGRKKVAVPSTVHCDHLITAKDESGVDLTFAVKENKEVYDFLSSVTNKYGIGFWKPGAGIIHQVVLENYAFPGGMMIGTDSHTVNAGGLGMVAIGVGGADACDVMAGLAWELKWPKAIGVKLTGKLNGWTSAKDVILKVAGILTVKGGTGAIVEYFGPGAEALSCTGKGTICNMGAEIGATTSTFGYDDSMERYLRSTNRSDVADLANKYKAHLTADPEVYADPSKYFDQVIEIDLNTLEPYVNGPFTPDLATPISKMKEEAVKNGWPLKVEVGLIGSCTNSSYEDISRAASLAKQVAAKGLKTKAEFTITPGSELVRYTIQRDGFIDSFHNIGAKVFSNACGPCIGMWSRVGADKKEKNTIVHSFNRNFQARQDGNPNTYAFVASPEITTALAIAGDLGFNPLTDTLTNEKGEQVKLDPPTGEELPSKGFAVEDAGFVAPAADGSGVQVIVDPASTRLQLLAPFKAWEGTDLKGLKLLIKAKGKCTTDHISMAGPWLKFRGHLDNISNNLLIGATNNFNGKINEVKNQLNGNYEPVPQTQRAYKAQGIGSIVVGDENYGEGSSREHAAMEPRHLGVRAVLVKSFARIHETNLKKQGMLALTFANKEDYDKIQEDDVIDIVGLTSFAEGKPLTLVLNHKDGKKDEISVNHTYNAQQIEWFKAGAALNLMKA; encoded by the coding sequence ATGGCATTTGATATAGAAATGATTGCGGCACGTTATTCCAAAATGGAAGCGGCCATAGCACAAGCCAGGAAGGTAGTGGGTCGGCCCCTCACACTTACAGAGAAGATTTTATACAACCACCTTTGGGATGGTAATCCAACAAAGAGTTTTGGTCGCGGTGTTGACTATGTTGACTTTGCACCAGACCGAGTTGCTATGCAAGATGCAACAGCGCAAATGGCGCTTCTCCAATTTATGCAAGCTGGTCGAAAAAAAGTAGCGGTTCCATCTACCGTTCATTGTGACCACTTGATCACAGCAAAAGACGAATCTGGTGTGGATCTTACTTTTGCCGTCAAAGAAAACAAAGAAGTATATGATTTTTTATCCTCAGTTACTAATAAGTATGGAATAGGTTTTTGGAAACCAGGTGCTGGTATCATCCACCAAGTGGTTTTAGAAAACTATGCCTTCCCTGGTGGTATGATGATTGGAACCGATTCTCATACAGTGAATGCTGGTGGACTCGGAATGGTTGCGATCGGAGTTGGTGGAGCGGATGCTTGTGACGTGATGGCTGGTCTTGCTTGGGAACTCAAGTGGCCAAAAGCGATTGGTGTCAAACTCACTGGAAAACTAAACGGTTGGACTTCTGCAAAAGACGTTATCTTAAAAGTGGCAGGGATCCTCACTGTAAAAGGAGGAACTGGTGCCATTGTAGAATACTTTGGTCCAGGTGCGGAAGCCCTTTCTTGTACTGGAAAAGGTACAATCTGTAACATGGGAGCAGAAATTGGTGCCACCACTTCTACTTTTGGTTATGATGATTCTATGGAGAGATACTTAAGATCCACTAACAGAAGTGATGTGGCTGATCTTGCAAACAAATACAAAGCTCATCTCACTGCAGATCCAGAAGTTTATGCGGATCCATCCAAATACTTTGACCAAGTGATTGAAATTGATCTCAATACTTTAGAACCTTATGTAAATGGTCCATTCACTCCTGACCTTGCGACTCCTATTTCCAAAATGAAAGAAGAAGCAGTAAAGAATGGTTGGCCCCTCAAAGTTGAAGTAGGTTTGATTGGATCTTGTACTAACTCTTCCTATGAAGATATCTCAAGAGCTGCTTCTCTTGCAAAACAAGTGGCTGCCAAAGGATTAAAAACCAAAGCAGAATTCACCATCACTCCTGGATCGGAACTGGTTCGATACACCATCCAAAGAGATGGATTCATTGATTCTTTCCATAATATCGGTGCCAAAGTATTCTCGAATGCTTGTGGCCCTTGTATTGGGATGTGGTCACGTGTGGGAGCAGACAAAAAGGAAAAGAACACAATCGTTCACTCCTTCAACCGTAACTTCCAAGCTCGCCAAGATGGAAACCCAAACACATACGCATTCGTGGCATCTCCAGAGATCACTACGGCCCTTGCCATTGCCGGGGACTTAGGATTCAATCCACTGACTGACACTTTGACCAATGAAAAAGGGGAACAAGTAAAATTGGATCCACCTACTGGTGAAGAACTACCTAGCAAAGGTTTTGCGGTAGAGGATGCGGGTTTTGTCGCTCCTGCGGCTGACGGTTCTGGAGTCCAAGTGATCGTGGATCCAGCATCCACTAGACTCCAACTCCTGGCTCCTTTCAAAGCTTGGGAAGGAACCGATCTCAAAGGATTGAAACTTCTTATCAAAGCCAAAGGAAAATGTACAACTGACCATATTTCGATGGCAGGCCCTTGGCTTAAGTTCCGTGGTCACTTGGACAATATTTCCAATAACTTACTCATTGGTGCTACAAACAACTTCAACGGAAAAATCAATGAAGTGAAAAACCAACTGAACGGAAACTACGAACCAGTTCCACAAACCCAAAGAGCTTACAAGGCTCAAGGGATTGGATCTATTGTAGTGGGTGACGAAAACTACGGAGAAGGATCTTCACGTGAACATGCTGCGATGGAACCAAGACATCTTGGTGTGAGAGCGGTTCTAGTAAAATCTTTTGCACGGATTCACGAAACAAACTTGAAAAAACAAGGGATGTTAGCACTTACTTTTGCAAACAAAGAAGACTACGATAAAATCCAAGAAGACGATGTGATTGATATTGTTGGACTCACTAGTTTTGCTGAAGGAAAACCACTCACTCTTGTGCTAAATCATAAGGATGGTAAAAAGGATGAAATCTCCGTAAACCATACTTACAATGCACAACAGATAGAATGGTTCAAAGCTGGTGCTGCTTTGAATTTGATGAAAGCATAA
- a CDS encoding class I SAM-dependent methyltransferase produces the protein MKGFLNKKNFGLGKNGKKFDDSYWSDIYGNGLDVDGSYNAKQHAEYLKALFQLMEIPVYKMADFGFGKGILLREMVKTFSPVKVYAVDASKEAFEDLKKKDWVKRSDKFHLYNESLETFKLSKLEKEPVELGICNSVIQYLPDSMIPGVLEKIAKYCNYLYFTVPTNEDYTVMKEEMSFSDPYAFSRSKKKYQKWISRDFEIVGYNLLQSKWLGEKGFKEDFFRI, from the coding sequence GTGAAAGGTTTTTTGAACAAAAAGAACTTTGGCCTTGGTAAAAATGGCAAAAAGTTTGATGACAGCTATTGGTCGGATATATACGGAAATGGACTGGATGTTGATGGATCTTATAATGCCAAACAACATGCAGAATATTTAAAGGCTCTCTTCCAACTGATGGAAATCCCTGTTTATAAAATGGCAGACTTTGGTTTTGGAAAAGGGATCCTCCTTCGAGAGATGGTAAAAACTTTTTCTCCGGTAAAAGTGTATGCAGTGGATGCATCCAAAGAAGCCTTTGAAGATCTCAAAAAAAAAGATTGGGTCAAACGTTCTGACAAATTCCATTTATACAATGAATCCTTAGAGACTTTCAAACTTTCTAAATTAGAAAAAGAACCCGTAGAACTAGGGATTTGTAATTCGGTGATCCAATACCTTCCCGATTCTATGATTCCAGGTGTATTAGAGAAAATAGCAAAGTATTGTAATTATTTATATTTTACCGTGCCAACAAACGAAGACTATACGGTGATGAAAGAAGAAATGAGTTTTTCTGATCCTTATGCCTTTAGTAGATCCAAAAAGAAATATCAAAAGTGGATTTCTCGGGATTTCGAAATTGTCGGATACAATCTTTTACAAAGTAAATGGTTAGGTGAAAAGGGGTTTAAGGAAGATTTCTTTCGGATATAG
- the pnuC gene encoding nicotinamide riboside transporter PnuC — translation MTDIFSYFSIELPLFSVFGYPLSLIEFLGTSSGLVCVYLASRNHILTWPIGIFNSICFFFLFFQIQLYSDMLLQIYFFGSSIYGWYVWRKRTGAYIKIQSLGKTKNILLVFTILIGTYVLGEMISRLPVWMPQIFEKPPAFLYWDAFTTVASIVANFLLAQRKLESWFLWVLVDVVCIAIYSLKEIPFVTLEYIVFLLIAFYGCYHWYQEYLTNKDNLN, via the coding sequence ATGACAGATATTTTTTCCTATTTTTCAATTGAACTTCCACTTTTTTCTGTATTTGGTTATCCACTCAGTTTGATTGAATTCCTTGGAACAAGTTCTGGTCTCGTTTGTGTTTATTTGGCTTCCCGAAATCATATCCTCACTTGGCCGATTGGGATCTTTAACTCTATCTGTTTTTTCTTTTTATTTTTTCAAATTCAACTGTATTCGGATATGTTACTACAGATTTATTTTTTCGGATCGAGTATTTATGGTTGGTATGTTTGGCGAAAAAGAACCGGTGCTTATATAAAAATCCAATCTCTTGGCAAAACAAAAAATATTCTTCTTGTTTTTACTATACTAATAGGGACTTATGTTTTAGGAGAAATGATAAGTCGGTTGCCAGTATGGATGCCACAAATTTTCGAAAAACCACCGGCTTTTTTGTATTGGGATGCATTTACCACTGTAGCAAGTATTGTCGCCAATTTCTTGTTAGCGCAAAGAAAGTTGGAGTCTTGGTTTTTGTGGGTTCTTGTGGATGTAGTTTGTATTGCCATCTACTCCTTAAAGGAAATTCCTTTTGTGACTCTGGAATATATTGTTTTTTTACTCATTGCTTTTTATGGATGTTACCATTGGTATCAGGAGTATCTAACGAATAAAGATAATCTTAATTGA
- a CDS encoding DUF4384 domain-containing protein — protein MKRLIPVAILILEFLLVDFCVSRNVPDTSKQNYSVSNDGEFVQTFRLMILPPTKSEGRGKNGILTSLPKYEGLVAELRSALINSGKATVVDREKTEQALDEIAFGKSGLVDRTTAPKIGRITGAEKMASPIFYNKDFSLSLTDIETTKVEYSKSVPVENYQALIQDFIKFLEHKILLVNISKIMNPNPSFKASIKSSKKIYKNSEPIHFEISVSETAYVYLLLIQNDGEIFTLFPNEEQTENLIESDMPLTIPNANANFVFTAGEPFGRDVIKLIASKEKMQLFQSRRIAGSPFGQITETPEKIARGIKKFTIDLKSSAWTSTEIAIETQQ, from the coding sequence ATGAAACGATTAATTCCAGTAGCTATACTAATTCTAGAATTCCTGTTAGTTGATTTCTGCGTTTCACGAAATGTTCCAGATACCTCAAAACAGAACTACTCCGTTTCGAATGACGGTGAATTTGTACAAACATTTCGATTGATGATTCTCCCTCCAACAAAAAGTGAAGGACGAGGCAAAAACGGCATTCTAACATCTTTACCAAAATATGAAGGACTAGTAGCCGAATTAAGATCCGCTCTTATTAATTCAGGCAAAGCTACGGTCGTTGACCGAGAGAAAACGGAACAAGCCTTAGATGAAATTGCATTTGGTAAATCTGGCCTTGTCGATAGAACTACCGCGCCCAAAATTGGGAGAATCACTGGTGCAGAAAAAATGGCCTCTCCTATTTTCTATAACAAAGACTTTTCATTAAGTCTGACCGATATTGAAACAACAAAAGTGGAATATAGTAAGTCGGTTCCAGTAGAAAACTATCAGGCTCTGATTCAGGATTTTATTAAATTCTTAGAACATAAAATTCTGCTGGTAAACATAAGTAAAATTATGAACCCAAACCCTTCTTTCAAAGCATCAATAAAGTCTTCAAAAAAGATTTATAAAAATAGTGAACCTATCCATTTTGAAATAAGTGTTTCCGAAACAGCATACGTATACCTACTCCTAATTCAAAACGATGGGGAAATATTTACGTTGTTCCCAAACGAAGAACAAACTGAAAACCTAATTGAATCAGATATGCCCCTAACAATTCCCAATGCTAATGCTAACTTTGTCTTTACTGCAGGTGAACCATTCGGAAGAGATGTAATCAAACTTATTGCCTCAAAAGAAAAAATGCAACTTTTCCAGTCCAGAAGGATCGCAGGCTCTCCCTTTGGGCAGATTACAGAAACACCTGAAAAAATCGCTAGAGGAATCAAGAAATTTACAATTGATCTTAAAAGTTCTGCTTGGACAAGTACCGAGATCGCAATCGAAACTCAACAGTAA